One genomic segment of Besnoitia besnoiti strain Bb-Ger1 chromosome VII, whole genome shotgun sequence includes these proteins:
- a CDS encoding hypothetical protein (encoded by transcript BESB_080830) yields MVGRSFSSFFLLLLGLGVPRGAVAVRWSAGARRSGATDSQPLPLQPVEGSDASLAGRGLSGRPLRFFAGPTAPGAVSNAGAAFGVVPPGVPLPGQDAALLAAGLLARRSGAPLALGATTAIAPALPSPPLQPASYAPALASVSPAAVPSPAVSGPRVLTTPTAARRSPPAVGLLSLAANVEPAAGAVDPLSTLPAAAPSPAADAPAGVANSGVGFPAPVQAVVAVPPALAVQVMGSAAPALPAAPPAPATLSPVSAVGAPAVHPIVGAPAVHPIVGAPAPLGVAAPAAQAPEAASAASSGGVGSASLAPAESVAPSGGVVGGAAVPVGAPMAPATAGAQGGAGLPSTHAQFPPAVGAPAPSAPLAGAAPPARVQSAGAASTAARAAADPALLGGATAAGTSHAQEHTEGKGDGGGKPPADQYLSARAATAVTPIDGAAVPPRPTLDGLESEETCFNRCSCVPVVVGCFLAFFTCGICVLVAAVFMSRVFSKGFFSAMFFRGGGFAILLAAVLGAVVGGLVGGLVRGCWPGGLYFGGGLMAFSVSIVLLGKRGAGVGAIGGLCTGGSIGGLISPGALPISLGCLVGVLMGIVIGFAPIFRELKMNSRYIRYGLESRQQSAAFGAGPNASRSESFATRNRIPYRMFSTPLKGASLRSSGSIGSGSDPESRRADSLPERNATNAQL; encoded by the exons ATGGTGGGGCgttctttctcctctttttttctgctgcttctcggcCTCGGGGTTCCTCGAGGCGCGGTTGCCGTCCGCTGGAGcgcgggggcgcggcggagcggcgccACGGACAGTCAGCCTCTCCCCTTGCAGCCTGTGGAGGGCTCTGATGCCTCTCTTGccgggcgcggcctctcagGCCGTCCGCTCAGATTCTTCGCGgggccgacggcgccgggAGCCGTCTCCAACGCCGGCGCGGCTTTCGGGGTCGTGCCCCCGGGAGTGCCTCTTCCCGGCCAAGACGCTGCGCTCCTCGCGGCTGGCCTTCTGGCGAGGCGCTCAGGGGCACCCCTTGCCTTGGGGGCGACCACGGCAATCGCGCCCGCAttgccgtcgcctcccttGCAGCCCGCTTCGTAcgcccccgccctcgcctcggtttcgccggcggcagtgccgtcgcccgccgtctCGGGACCCCGCGTGCTGACAACCCCGACAGCGGCTCGtcgctccccccccgcggtcgggctcctctctctcgccgccaaCGTCGaacccgccgcgggcgccgtggACCCTCTCTCAACTCTtccggctgccgcgccgtcgcccgccgcagacgcgcccgcgggagTCGCCAACTCGGGAGTGGGTTTCCCAGCGCCCGTCCAGGCAGTCGTGGCTGTCccgcctgcgctcgctgTTCAGGTGATGGGTtcagccgcgccggcgttgccagccgcccccccggcgcctgcgacccTCTCCCCAGTCTCTGCCGTCGGCGCTCCCGCTGTGCATCCGATCGTCGGCGCTCCCGCTGTGCATCCGATCGTCGGCGCTCCCGCGCcactcggcgtcgcggcgccagctgcccaggcgccagaggccgcgtccgcagcaTCAAGCGGCGGGgtcggcagcgcctccctcgcgcccgccgagtCCGTCGCGCCGAGTGGCGGCGTTGTCGGTGGAGCCGCCGTCCCTGTCGGCGCCCCGatggcgccggcgaccgcaggTGCTCAAGGAGGTGCGGGCCTGCCGAGTACCCACGCGCAGTTTCCCCCCGCCGTCggagctcctgcgccttcggcgccgctcgccgggGCTGCGCCACCTGCACGCGTTCAAAGCGCCGGGGCGgcgtcgactgcggcgcgagccgcggctgaCCCGGCGCTGCtcggaggcgcgaccgcggcgggcaCTTCGCACGCCCAGGAACACACGGAGGGAAAGGGGGACGGCGGAGGAAAGCCTCCAGCTGACCAGTATCTGAGTGCTCGTGCCGCCACCGCGGTCACCCCAATCGATGGCGCGGCGGTGCCGCCCCGCCCCACGCTCGACGGGCTTGAAAGCGAGGAG ACCTGCTTCAATCGTTGCTCGTGTGtccccgtcgtcgtcggaTGCTTCCTGGCCTTCTTCACCTGCGGGATCTGTGTGCTTGTCGCGGCCGTGTTCATGTCGAGAGTCTTTTCCAAG GGATTCTTCTCAGCCATGTTTTTCCGAGGTGGGGGCTTCGCGATTCTCCTGGCGGCTGTGCTCG GAGCGGTGGTCGGCGGTTTGGTCGGCGGGCTGGTGCGGGGCTGCTGGCCCGGAGGCCTGTacttcggcggcggcttgATGGCGTTCTCTGTCTCGATCGTCCTTCTCGGCaaacgcggcgcgggcgtcggaGCCATTGGCGGCTTGTGCACGGGCGGGTCCATCGGCGGGCTCATCAGCCCCGGCGCTCTCCCGATCTCAC TGGGCTGTCTGGTCGGCGTCCTCATGGGCATCGTTATCGGCTTCGCGCCGATCTTCAGAGAGCTGAAAATGAACAGCCGATACATCCGATACGGCCTGGAGAGCAG GCAGCAgtctgcggccttcggcgccggaCCGAACGCGTCGCGCTCAGAGAGCTTCGCAACCCGAAACCGAATCCCTTATCGCATGTTTTCCACTCCTTTGAAGGGAGCCTCGCTCCGCAGCTCGGGCTCCATCGGGTCGGGAAGCGACCCCGAgagtcgccgcgcagacTCTCTCCCCGAACGCAACGCGACAAATGCACAGCTCTAG
- a CDS encoding CAAX metallo endopeptidase (encoded by transcript BESB_080840), whose protein sequence is MGLLSLPHWFSNVPWLHVYLGFSLSVECFEQYLNLRQLRRYEEPKPPAKLAHLVSDEEYGKSNAYNKDKMRFGIFSSLFQTSVSLLSTACFLGPYLWRLAGRLTGGGNEYLQSLADLALSAVIGECISTPFQLYADFVVEEKHGFNKKTLGLFVKDKLLGLGLTAVIGAPLACAAIWLIKWGGESFYLWLWGFSVATSFALMFIYPNLIAPLFNKFEPLKDEELRDKINDLAKKLDFPLGKLYEMDNSKRSGHSNAYFYGFWWSKQIVLYDTLLHLPHDQILAILGHEMGHWKKNHTTKMMAVTFLQLFCTFYLFGLVLGNAALFDSFGYSDTRASIIGLKLFSNIFLPVNTLLSLLMTMYSRKNEFEADAFACELGYSKPLKQGLTAIHTENKSCLDPDPWFSFWHYSHPPLLERLRAIENIEAQQAKKD, encoded by the exons ATGGGGCTCCTCAGCCTCCCGCACTGGTTTAGCAACGTGCCGTGGCTGCACGTCTACCtcggcttctcgctctccgtcgAGTGCTTTGAGCAGTATCTGAACCTGCGTCAGCTGCGTCGCTATGAGGAGCCGAAACCACCTGCGAAGCTTGCGCACCTCGTCAGCGACGAGGAGTACGGCAAGAGCAACGCGTACAACAAGGACAAGATGCGCTTTGGCATCTTTTCTTCACTCTTCCAGACGTCTGTCTCGCTCCTGTCCACCGCGTGCTTCCTGGGCCCGTACCTCTGGCGGCTCGCTGGGCGCCTCACCGGCGGTGGCAACGAGTACCTGCAGAGTCTCGCGGACCTCGCCCTCAGCGCCGTCATCGGCGAGTGCATCTCGACACCCTTCCAGCTGTACGCGGACTTCGTCGTTGAGGAAAAACACGGATTCAACAAGAAAACGCTTGGTCTCTTTGTCAAAGATAAACTCCTCGGCCTCGGCTTGACTGCAGTCATCGGAgcccctctcgcctgcgccgccatcTGGCTCATCAAGTGGGGTGGCGAGTCCTTCTACCTCTGG TTGTGGGGTTTCTCGGTGGCGACCTCCTTCGCTTTGATGTTCATCTACCCGAATTTGATTGCGCCACTCTTCAACAAGTTCGAGCCGCTGAAGGACGAGGAGCTCCGTGACAAAATCAACGACTTG gcgaagaagctggATTTCCCGCTGGGCAAGCTGTACGAGATGGACAACTCGAAGCGCTCTGGACACAGCAACGCGTACTTTTACGGCTTCTGGTGGTCTAAGCAGATCGTCCTCTACGATACGCTGCTGCATCTTCCGCATGACCAAATTCTCGCGATTCTCG GCCACGAGATGGGACACTGGAAGAAGAACCACACGACGAAGATGATGGCTGTCACCTTCCTGCAGCTTTTCTGCACGTTTTACCTCTTTGGCCTGGTCCTGGGGAACGCGGCGCTCTTCGACAGCTTCGGCTACAGCGACACCCGCGCATCCATCATCGGCCTCAAGCTTTTCTCCAACATCTTCTTGCCT GTCAACACGCTCCTCTCGCTGTTGATGACCATGTACTCACGAAAGAACGAATTTGAAGCGGACGCTTTCGCGTGCGAACTCGGCTACAGCAAGCCTCTCAAGCAGGGACTGACCGCCATCCACACTGAGAACAAGTCCTGCCTCGACCCCGATCCGTG GTTCTCGTTCTGGCACTACAGCCATCCTCCACTTTtggagcgcctccgcgccatcgAAAACATCGAGGCCCAACAGGCCAAGAAAGACTAA
- a CDS encoding acetyltransferase, GNAT family protein (encoded by transcript BESB_080850): protein MLLAAGDVLQKEGRGLGASSRVPAGKLADDDERRRAALVTVAAALVSAVSCLARQEGFEDSASAGAGRACAAEDATEAAARLERDADTGEASAAEKRRHAAPAAEAEKRDAVGIEKDAAASAEEAGRRGEAQSEKEEGEEDAGRQKLGAPRAPRSRSPSFFPGCAETVYVDNVLARLQDPAMKQLMEESDSLALRVFDQKCLEVTSKKKKWLLRVLTEAPGASPARPRRCLGFIVYRVDLELQALQVGKVAVLEECRGRGFGKKLVKGIIQLAKSNRALVYVSLSALASAVGFYTRLGFKRHDEINVAQDDEELCASQVYMEMQLRRRVCAGAQQVKNQKKNKKR from the exons ATGTTGCTCGCGGCCGGAGACGTCTTGCAGAAGGAGGGGCGCGGTCTGGGCGCGTCCAGTCGGGTCCCGGCGGGGAAgctcgcggacgacgacgagcgaaggcgcgcggcgctggtgactgtcgcggcggcgctcgtctctgcggTCTCCTGCCTCGCAAGACAGGAGGGGTTCGAGGacagcgcctctgccggcgcaggccgcgcgtgcgccgcggaagacgcgacggaggcagcggcacggttggagcgcgacgcagacacaggcgaggcgtccgctgcggagaagcgtcgtcacgcagcgccagcagcggaggcggagaagagggaTGCAGTTGGGATTGAAAAggatgcagcagcgagcgctgaagaagcaggaCGGCGGGGCGAAGCGCAGAGCGAAAAGGAGGAGGgtgaggaggacgcgggcaGGCAGAAGCTTGgagccccgcgcgcgccgcgttctcgctctccttctttcttcccCGGGTGCGCAGAGACGGTCTACGTGGATAACgtgctggcgcggctgcaggatCCTGCGATGAAGCAGCTGAtggaggagagcgacagtCTCGCGCTCCGCGTGTTTGACCAAAAGTGCCTCGAGGTTAcctcgaagaagaaaaaatgGCTGCTGCGGGTCCTCACGGAGGCCCCCggggcctcgccggcgcggcccaGGCGCTGTCTGGGCTTCATCGTGTACCGCGTCGACctggagctgcaggcgcttcaAGTGGGGAAGGTCGCTGTGCTGGAAGAGTGCAGAGGCCGGGGCTTCGGCAAGAAACTCGTGAAGGGAATCATTCAGCTGGCTAAAAGCAATCGCGCGTTGGTCTACGTTAGCTTGTCTGCCTTGGCATCGG CCGTCGGCTTTTATACGCGTCTGGGGTTCAAACGGCACGACGAGATCAACGTGGCtcaagacgacgaggaactctgcgcgtcgcaggTGTACATGGAGATGCAGCTGAGGCGTCGGgtgtgcgcaggcgctcaaCAGGTCAAAAACcagaagaaaaacaaaaagcgCTAG
- a CDS encoding hypothetical protein (encoded by transcript BESB_080860): MRGSSRQASTRRRWFLYPVLAALSYCLLTTPSSAAYHDDGDYGAVNTEATDAVHSPEDPLADVYIEDYWRRMGWRDSTRSHEGPSRPPGSRRGWARFSTPAGRAAGQKKKKILGALLTLAAVAVVAAVMYGGMRYYRRSREQDPEESFSSESPPMTPTPPASPPFRRESLFVDRLYFDSAPPKAGAEDTYALTHMNNLKVTFFGASDGPSGLTPLYDPRPSKRIATVDAGHNDLWIGGGGVNGAFAAMLRNRGAENNLELNASTIREDSAKVQRELLERAVANPGTLVHMHTGKTSPLFQDSFAYVRFAPGVAWQESETGKNVGVAFLHLLKPSVTPYGAAENNVMLYTVAPRGSANDEDYASAYVATIDHLYGAVTMFNKTPLGQANRIAGIRLPVLGGGIFRGARSLDSLGELNAAGAGEAAAHYGASLELQYMYDNTNSVFTAFKDYESK; the protein is encoded by the exons ATGCGCGGCTCATCGAGGCAGGCCTCCACGAGGCGGCGGTGGTTTCTGTACCCCGTTCTGGCCGCTCTGAGTTACTGCCTCTTGACCACtccgtcgtcggcggcctatcacgacgacggcgactaCGGTGCGGTGAACACCGAGGCGACGGACGCGGTTCACAGCCCAGAGGACCCCCTCGCGGACGTCTACATCGAGGACTATTGGCGGCGGATGGGTTGGAGAGACAGCACGCGCAGCCACGAAGGCCCGAGCAGGCCTCCGGGGTCGCGGAGGGGGTGGGCGCGCTTCTCCACGCCCGCCGGTCGGGCAGCTGgtcagaagaagaagaaaattCTGGGCGCACTGCTGACGCTGGCTGcagtcgccgtcgtcgctgccgtgATGTACGGCGGGATGCGGTACTACCGCCGCTCGAGGGAGCAGGACCCCGAAGAGTCCTTCTCTTCAGAGAGCCCGCCGATGAcgcccacgccgcctgcgtctcctccatTTCGGCGCGAATCGCTCTTCGTGGATCGGCTGTATTTTGACAGCGCGCCTCCCaaagcaggcgcagaagacaccTACGCACTCACGCACATGAACAACCTGAAGGTGACCTTCTTTGGGGCCTCCGACGGCCCCAGTGGGCTGACGCCTCTGTACGACCCGAGGCCCTCAAAGCGCATCGCCACAGTCGACGCGGGTCACAACGACTTGTGGattggaggcggcggcgtgaacggcgccttcgccgcgatGCTCCGAAACAGGGGAGCTGAAAACAACCTCGAGCTGAACGCGTCCACCATCAGGGAAGACAGCGCGAAGGTGCAGAGagagctgctggagcgcgccgtcgcgaacCCGGGCACTCTGGTCCACATGCACACTGGGAAGacctcgcctctcttccaAGATTCGTTCGCCTATGTGCGCTTCGCCCCCGGAGTCGCTTGGCAAGAATCCGAAACGGGGAAAaacgtcggcgtcgccttcctccaccTCCTGAAACCCTCCGTGACTCCCTACGGCGCCGCTGAAAACAACGTCATGCTCTACACCGTCGccccgcgcggctctgccaATGACGAAGACTACGCGTCAGCGT ATGTGGCTACGATTGATCACCTCTATGGAGCTGTGACAATGTTCAACAAAACTCCGCTTGGGCAAGCGAATCGGATCGCCGGCATTCGCCTGCCAGTTCTCGGCGGCGGAATAttcagaggcgcgcgctcgctggaCTCGCTTGGAGAGCTGAACGCCGCTGGGGCGggggaagccgcggcgcactACGGCGCGTCCCTCGAGCTGCAGTACATGTACGACAACACGAATTCAGTATTCACTGCCTTCAAAGACTATGAAAGCAAGTAG